In a single window of the Emys orbicularis isolate rEmyOrb1 chromosome 11, rEmyOrb1.hap1, whole genome shotgun sequence genome:
- the SLC40A1 gene encoding solute carrier family 40 member 1 isoform X1 yields the protein MTRAAEQTSGGGSCGSCVNYFTSAKFLLYLGHALSTWGDRMWHFAVSVFLVELYGNSLLLTAVYGLVVAGSVLLLGAIIGDWVDKNPRLKVAQTSLVVQNASVILCGIILMIVFLFKTQLLTLYSGWLLTMCYILVITIANIANLASTATTITIQRDWIVVVAGEDRSKLADMNATVRRIDQLTNILAPMAVGQIMTFGSPVIGCGFISGWNLLSMCLEYLLLWKVYQKTPALALKATSKIEESELKQLNVQKDSELKPTEGVQLIGEKDVTVFEPQLEKEISCSARIAEPFITFRDGWVAYYNQPVFLAGLGLAFLYMTVLGFDCITTGYAYTQGLSGSVLSLLMGASAITGIMGTVAFTWLRRKCGLVRTGFISGIAQFACLVLCVISVFMPGSPLDLTVSPFADIRTRLLEGQPLPTALPADMSEISFTTGMHNWLNRSSSVNSDLEMSSDSVPLISVSLLFAGVIAARVGLWSFDLTVTQLLQENVIESERGIINGVQNSMNYLLDLLHFIMVILAPNPEAFGLLVLISVSFVAMGHIMYFRFAQKTLGNQLFACCGLKSKAVSNDSPPSNTSTV from the exons GGAGATCGGATGTGGCACTTTGCAGTGTCTGTCTTTCTGGTTGAACTTTATGGAAACAGCCTCCTCTTGACTGCCGTCTATGGACTGGTTGTGGCAGGATCAGTTCTCCTTTTGGGAGCCATTATCGGAGATTGGGTGGACAAGAACCCAAGGCTTAAAG TGGCTCAGACTTCCTTGGTTGTACAGAATGCATCTGTCATCCTGTGTGGTATCATCCTGATGATTGTCTTCTTGTTTAAGACCCAACTTTTGACCTTATACTCTGGATGGCTTCTT ACCATGTGCTATATCCTGGTTATCACAATAGCAAATATTGCAAATTTGGCCAGCACTGCCACTACAATTACAATTCAGAGAGACTGGATTGTTGTGGTTGCAGGTGAAGACAGAAGCAAATTGGCAG ATATGAATGCTACAGTACGAAGAATTGACCAGCTGACCAATATCTTGGCCCCAATGGCAGTTGGCCAAATAATGACCTTTGGCTCACCAGTGATTGGCTGTGGCTTCATTTCTGGCTGGAACCTGTTGTCTATGTGTTTGGAATATCTGCTGCTCTGGAAAGTCTACCAgaaaacccctgctctagctctcAAAGCTACTTCAAAAATTGAGGAATCAGAGCTGAAACAACTGAATGTACAGAAAG ATAGCGAATTGAAGCCCACTGAAGGAGTCCAGTTAATTGGTGAGAAAGATGTAACAGTCTTTgagccccagctggagaaggAAATCAGCTGTAGTGCCCGGATTGCTGAACCTTTCATCACATTTCGTGATGGCTGGGTTGCATACTACAACCAACCTGTGTTTCTTGCAGGCCTGGGTCTTGCATTCCTCTATATGACCGTTCTGGGCTTTGATTGCATTACTACAGGTTATGCATACACTCAGGGTTTGAGTGGTTCTGTGCTAAGCCTTCTGATGGGGGCCTCGGCCATAACTGGAATCATGGGAACAGTAGCCTTTACCTGGCTCCGTCGCAAATGTGGCCTAGTTCGCACAGGCTTCATCTCTGGAATAGCCCAGTTTGCCTGCTTGGTCTTGTGTGTGATTTCTGTGTTCATGCCTGGAAGTCCTTTGGATTTGACTGTTTCCCCATTTGCTGACATCCGTACCAGGTTATTGGAAGGACAACCATTGCCTACTGCACTTCCAGCTGATATGTCTGAAATATCCTTTACAACTGGAATGCACAACTGGTTAAACAGGTCTAGCTCTGTTAACAGTGACCTAGAGATGAGTTCTGACTCTGTGCCTTTAATCTCTGTTAGTCTTCTGTTTGCAGGAGTCATTGCTGCTAGAGTTG gcCTCTGGTCCTTTGATTTGACTGTCACACAGTTGCTCCAAGAAAATGTGATTGAGTCTGAAAGAGGCATTATAAACGGTGTCCAGAACTCCATGAATTACCTTCTTGATCTGCTGCATTTCATCATGGTCATCCTGGCCCCCAACCCTGAAGCTTTCGGCTTACTGGTGCTTATTTCTGTGTCCTTTGTTGCAATGGGCCATATAATGTACTTCCGATTTGCCCAAAAAACCTTGGGGAATCAGCTCTTTGCTTGCTGTGGTCTTAAATCCAAAGCAGTCTCTAACGATTCACCACCTAGTAATACATCCACTGTTTAG
- the SLC40A1 gene encoding solute carrier family 40 member 1 isoform X2 — protein MTRAAEQTSGGGSCGSCVNYFTSAKFLLYLGHALSTWTMCYILVITIANIANLASTATTITIQRDWIVVVAGEDRSKLADMNATVRRIDQLTNILAPMAVGQIMTFGSPVIGCGFISGWNLLSMCLEYLLLWKVYQKTPALALKATSKIEESELKQLNVQKDSELKPTEGVQLIGEKDVTVFEPQLEKEISCSARIAEPFITFRDGWVAYYNQPVFLAGLGLAFLYMTVLGFDCITTGYAYTQGLSGSVLSLLMGASAITGIMGTVAFTWLRRKCGLVRTGFISGIAQFACLVLCVISVFMPGSPLDLTVSPFADIRTRLLEGQPLPTALPADMSEISFTTGMHNWLNRSSSVNSDLEMSSDSVPLISVSLLFAGVIAARVGLWSFDLTVTQLLQENVIESERGIINGVQNSMNYLLDLLHFIMVILAPNPEAFGLLVLISVSFVAMGHIMYFRFAQKTLGNQLFACCGLKSKAVSNDSPPSNTSTV, from the exons ACCATGTGCTATATCCTGGTTATCACAATAGCAAATATTGCAAATTTGGCCAGCACTGCCACTACAATTACAATTCAGAGAGACTGGATTGTTGTGGTTGCAGGTGAAGACAGAAGCAAATTGGCAG ATATGAATGCTACAGTACGAAGAATTGACCAGCTGACCAATATCTTGGCCCCAATGGCAGTTGGCCAAATAATGACCTTTGGCTCACCAGTGATTGGCTGTGGCTTCATTTCTGGCTGGAACCTGTTGTCTATGTGTTTGGAATATCTGCTGCTCTGGAAAGTCTACCAgaaaacccctgctctagctctcAAAGCTACTTCAAAAATTGAGGAATCAGAGCTGAAACAACTGAATGTACAGAAAG ATAGCGAATTGAAGCCCACTGAAGGAGTCCAGTTAATTGGTGAGAAAGATGTAACAGTCTTTgagccccagctggagaaggAAATCAGCTGTAGTGCCCGGATTGCTGAACCTTTCATCACATTTCGTGATGGCTGGGTTGCATACTACAACCAACCTGTGTTTCTTGCAGGCCTGGGTCTTGCATTCCTCTATATGACCGTTCTGGGCTTTGATTGCATTACTACAGGTTATGCATACACTCAGGGTTTGAGTGGTTCTGTGCTAAGCCTTCTGATGGGGGCCTCGGCCATAACTGGAATCATGGGAACAGTAGCCTTTACCTGGCTCCGTCGCAAATGTGGCCTAGTTCGCACAGGCTTCATCTCTGGAATAGCCCAGTTTGCCTGCTTGGTCTTGTGTGTGATTTCTGTGTTCATGCCTGGAAGTCCTTTGGATTTGACTGTTTCCCCATTTGCTGACATCCGTACCAGGTTATTGGAAGGACAACCATTGCCTACTGCACTTCCAGCTGATATGTCTGAAATATCCTTTACAACTGGAATGCACAACTGGTTAAACAGGTCTAGCTCTGTTAACAGTGACCTAGAGATGAGTTCTGACTCTGTGCCTTTAATCTCTGTTAGTCTTCTGTTTGCAGGAGTCATTGCTGCTAGAGTTG gcCTCTGGTCCTTTGATTTGACTGTCACACAGTTGCTCCAAGAAAATGTGATTGAGTCTGAAAGAGGCATTATAAACGGTGTCCAGAACTCCATGAATTACCTTCTTGATCTGCTGCATTTCATCATGGTCATCCTGGCCCCCAACCCTGAAGCTTTCGGCTTACTGGTGCTTATTTCTGTGTCCTTTGTTGCAATGGGCCATATAATGTACTTCCGATTTGCCCAAAAAACCTTGGGGAATCAGCTCTTTGCTTGCTGTGGTCTTAAATCCAAAGCAGTCTCTAACGATTCACCACCTAGTAATACATCCACTGTTTAG